One Hippoglossus stenolepis isolate QCI-W04-F060 chromosome 9, HSTE1.2, whole genome shotgun sequence genomic region harbors:
- the disp3 gene encoding protein dispatched homolog 3 isoform X2, with protein MDVEDDQPLFQTSWGGAEEEEEEEEEDEGEAEDGEAQAAGRRCFSGDAEVCGVWRMVGWVYTQPWSSGVVLGVVVLLPCALFAYMLLYCPRLDIDLSYSAFEVHSHFSSERFDALAIAVKTQLGSWDRRRRDLDSSESEALRELLLQKLGRQAAFNRTDNEGMRSSSTQNDPSQAGNYQKRGEAVSRADRRVPDLVQRGKRKHKSSNDTTEDYEERSQDRKSTVPLIRKRRFAPNYYLQSQALSRIELVFVAQGEGDRNIFTPERLHTIHQVERLLMQHPQFHQFCWKPMEVLRDLPLGPSYCSPPSSLLSYFYPSERGGKIYYDGMGPDLADIQGSLSLAITHPQFYWYVDESLSPEHLSSALLRSEIHFGAPLPSYFSLQDRADEQRTRFKNFVVQYADILAKQSTSQVKVLYGGTELFDNEVRRTFYNDMMLAVISGACITVLVFVLTSFSVFLTFFGLASIGLSCLMALFLYHVVFGVRYLGILNGVAAFVIIGIGVDDVFVFISTFRQASHLRQPQQRMIYTIKTAGRATFLTSFTTAAAYAANTFSQIPAVHDFGLFMALIVSCCWLWVSTLMPAALCIWSQCVEPHEHAWLNCWKLFSCLSASQSPLSDEDDDVALLSVELEPGSCDTDGDAAILSLSVETPLSPPGQQHVGVVSMNLQWALKHLVAEPAVERRKTVLGVFLLILLLSAGCCCLLRPATHAPLLFRPDTNLQTLLALRSNLSGQGISCPRCSGVFMEKPHSLYSHNSLSAFKFSTHQQTPSSTTSNAPRTSVKPSSGTNQTGSFLTVYISKLDLGTSATIYRFSLNTSTPSPWKLCSTEHDQVSSFQAYSQPHSNYTSRMTVCVSHVYHPYPSWMITSGSCEPRHGWTPEFSFYVAASLQQQHSRRLYFAQQRLRPHPSRVCVDPPGCRIGSGPDGPTQGVFYTPLSSGPSSAAKVKPSKTFGFNPCSGGVCGRPAVRPLVDTGAMVFVVFGILGVNRTERKDNHVIGDMGSIILDPDFDIFQEMGHLCKICKAVSANTQLVKPGGAQCLPSGNKLSSILPLLHPDCHSLPEPNLLPGQLSHGAVGMHGGKVRWLSMAFESTTYKGKSSFQTYSDFLQWENFIQEQLASLPQSSALQRGFQTCEHWKQIFMEIIGVESALWSLLLSLAICVAAVSVFTAHPLLLLPVLITILGVICLVVAIMYWLGWEMGAVEAISLSILVGSSVDYCLHLVEGYLLAGETMPSTPGPNSLPTERQRRTLEAVNHVGVAIVSSAVTTVISTVPLFFCVIVPFAKFGQIVAINTAVSILFTLTVTVAMLASMAPARFSRPPSAVLKASLVVMAGAAVAAALCWVGGQLGALAWRSTGT; from the exons ATGGATGTGGAAGATGACCAGCCGCTGTTTCAGACCAGCTGGGgaggggcggaggaggaggaggaggaggaggaggaggatgagggagaggcagaggatgGAGAAGCACAGGCAGCGGGACGGAGGTGTTTCTCTGGGGATGCTGAGGTGTGTGGAGTGTGGAGGATGGTGGGATGGGTTTACACACAGCCATGGTCCAGTGGAGTGGTTTTAGGGGTCGTTGTCCTGCTGCCATGTGCCCTGTTTGCCTACATGCTCCTCTACTGCCCTCGTCTGGACATAGACCTCTCCTACAGTGCCTTCGAGGTTCACAGTCACTTCTCGTCCGAGCGCTTTGACGCCCTCGCCATCGCTGTGAAGACTCAGCTGGGGTCCTGGGACAGACGTAGGCGAGATTTAGATAGCAGTGAGTCTGAGGCTCTgcgggagctgctgctgcagaagctGGGCAGGCAGGCAGCATTCAACAGGACAGATAACGAGGGCATGAGGTCCTCCAGTACTCAAAATGACCCTTCACAAGCAGGAAATTaccagaagagaggagaagcagtgaGTAGAGCTGATAGGAGAGTGCCTGATTTGGTTCAGCGGGGAAAGAGGAAGCACAAGAGCTCGAACGACACAACAGAGGATTATGAGGAGAGGTCACAGGACAGAAAATCCACTGTGCCGCTCATTAGGAAGCGCAGGTTTGCTCCCAACTACTACTTGCAGAGTCAGGCCCTTTCGAGGATCGAGCTGGTGTTTGTAGCTCAAGGTGAGGGTGACCGCAATATCTTCACCCCAGAGCGTCTGCACACCATTCACCAAGTGGAGCGCCTGCTCATGCAGCACCCTCAGTTCCATCAGTTCTGCTGGAAGCCCATGGAGGTGCTGAGGGATCTGCCACTGGGGCCCTCCTACTGCTCCCCACCCAGCTCCCTCCTGTCTTACTTCTACCCCAGTGAGCGAGGAGGGAAGATATATTATGATGGCATGGGCCCAGACCTGGCTGATATTCAAG GTTCCCTGAGTCTGGCCATCACCCACCCACAGTTCTACTGGTACGTGGATGAGAGTCTGTCCCCTGAGCacctctcctccgctctcttACGCAGCGAGATCCACTTCGGAGCTCCTCTGCCATCCTACTTCTCCCTGCAGGACCGAGCAGACGAGCAGAGGACGCGCTTCAAAAACTTTGTGGTTCAGTACGCAGACATCCTGGCCAAGCAATCCACCAG CCAGGTGAAGGTGCTGTATGGAGGCACAGAGCTGTTCGATAATGAGGTGAGACGAACCTTCTACAACGACATGATGCTGGCTGTCATCAGTGGAGCCTGCATCACTGTGCTCGTCTTCGTCCTCACCTCCTTTTCTG TCTTTCTGACTTTCTTCGGGCTGGCCAGCATTGGACTGAGCTGCTTGATGGCTCTTTTCTTATACCATGTCGTCTTTGGTGTGAGGTACCTGGGCATTCTCAATGGAGTGGCAGCTTTTGTTATTATTGGGATTG GGGTGGATGATGTATTTGTGTTCATCAGCACCTTCAGACAAGCGTCTCATCTGCGTCAGCCGCAGCAGCGAATGATCTACACGATTAAAACAGCTGGCAGAGCCACGTTCCTCACCTCCttcaccaccgctgctgcataCGCTGCTAACACCTTCTCCCAG ATCCCAGCCGTGCATGACTTCGGTCTATTTATGGCCCTCattgtgagctgctgctggcttTGGGTGTCCACCCTCATGCCAGCCGCGCTGTGcatctggagtcagtgtgtggagcCCCACGAACACGCCTGGTTGAACTG CTGGAAGTTGTTTTCATGCCTGTCAGCGAGCCAGAGCCCTTTGTcggatgaggatgatgatgtgGCACTTCTGTcggtggagctggagccag GCTCCTGTGACACAGATGGCGATGCAGCCATTCTGTCCCTGTCAGTGGAGACACCTCTGTCCCCTCCAGGACAGCAGCATGTGGGTGTGGTGAGCATGAACCTCCAGTGGGCCCTGAAGCATTTAGTGGCAGAGCCAGCTGTGGAGCGACGAAAGACTGTTCTAG GTGTCTTTCTCCTGATTTTGCTGTTATCTGCCGGGTGCTGCTGTCTCCTGAGGCCGGCCACTCACGCCCCTCTGCTTTTCCGCCCGGACACAAACCTCCAGACTCTGCTGGCTCTGAGGAGCAACCTCAGCGGTCAAGGCATCTCCTGCCCCCGGTGCTCAG GTGTGTTTATGGAGAAGCCCCACTCTTTGTACAGCCACAATTCCTTATCAGCATTTAAGTTTTCTACGCATCAACAAACTCCGAGCTCGACAACCTCCAATGCTCCTCGGACCTCGGTGAAACCCAGTTCAGGCACCAACCAAACAG GCTCTTTCCTGACAGTGTATATATCAAAGCTGGACCTTGGAACCTCTGCAACCATTTATCGTTTCTCCCTTAACACCAGCACTCCCTCCCCATGGAAACTATGCAGCACAGAGCATGACCAGGTGTCATCATTTCAG GCTTATAGTCAGCCCCACAGCAATTACACCAGCagaatgacagtgtgtgtttcccatGTGTACCACCCGTACCCCAGCTGGATGATCACATCTGGCTCATGCGAGCCCAGGCATGGCTGGACGCCAGAGTTTTCGTTTTATGTAGCtgcgtctctgcagcagcagcacagcag GAGGCTGTACTTTGCACAGCAGCGCCTGAGACCTCATCCCAGCCGAGTGTGTGTCGACCCTCCTGGCTGCCGCATCGGCTCCGGGCCTGATGGACCAACACAGGGAGTCTTTTATACTCCTCTTTCCAGTG GTCCCTCGTCTGCTGCCAAAGTGAAACCATCCAAAACGTTTGGCTTTAACCCGTGCAGCGGTGGTGTGTGTGGCCGCCCAGCGGTGCGTCCTCTAGTCGACACCGGGGCCATGGTCTTTGTCGTGTTCGGGATCCTGGGAGTCAATCGAACTGAGCGCAAGGACAACCATGTTATTGGAGATATG GGCAGCATCATATTGGATCCAGACTTTGATATTTTCCAGGAGATGGGGCATCTCTGCAAAATCTGTAAAGCTGTCAGTGCAAACACGCAACTAGTGAAGCCAGGAGGAGCACAGTGTCTGCCTTCAG GCAACAAGCTGTCTTCTATTCTGCCTCTGCTCCACCCTGACTGTCACTCTCTCCCTGAACCCAACCTGCTCCCGGGGCAGCTCTCCCACGGAGCGGTGGGAATGCATGGAGGAAAGGTCCGCTGGCTGTCCATGGCCTTCGAGTCT ACCACATACAAGGGGAAATCCTCCTTTCAGACCTACTCCGACTTCCTCCAGTGGGAGAACTTCATCCAGGAGCAACTCGCCAGCCTCCCGCAGTCATCTGCTCTGCAGCGAGGTTTCCAGACCTGTGAGCACTGGAAGCAGATCTTCATGGAAATCATAG GTGTGGAGAGCGCCCTCTGGAGTCTGCTTCTGTCTCTGGCCATTTGTGTGgcagctgtgtctgtgtttactgctcatcctctgttgctgctgcctgtTCTCATAACCATTCTAG GAGTGATCTGTCTGGTGGTGGCCATCATGTACTGGCTGGGCTGGGAGATGGGAGCAGTGGAGGCCATCTCTCTGTCTATCCTCGTGGGATCTTCAGTGGATTACTGTCTGCACCTGGTGGAGGGATACTTGCTGGCTGGGGAGACCATGCCCTCTACGCCCGGTCCTAACTCA cTGCCGACTGAGAGGCAGAGGCGGACCCTGGAGGCAGTGAACCATGTGGGCGTTGCCATAGTGTCCAGCGCCGTCACCACGGTGATCTCCACAgtccccctcttcttctgtgTCATTGTGCCTTTCGCCAAGTTCGGCCAGATAGTGGCCATCAACACCGCTGTCTCGATTCTGTTCACCCTGACCGTGACTGTGGCCATGTTGGCGAGCATGGCCCCCGCCCGCTTCAGCAGGCCCCCTAGTGCCGTGCTGAAGGCCTCCCTGGTTGTGATGGCGGGTGCGGCTGTGGCAGCGGCTCTGTGCTGGGTTGGAGGACAGCTGGGTGCGTTGGCCTGGCGATCAACCGGCACATAA
- the disp3 gene encoding protein dispatched homolog 3 isoform X1: MDVEDDQPLFQTSWGGAEEEEEEEEEDEGEAEDGEAQAAGRRCFSGDAEVCGVWRMVGWVYTQPWSSGVVLGVVVLLPCALFAYMLLYCPRLDIDLSYSAFEVHSHFSSERFDALAIAVKTQLGSWDRRRRDLDSSESEALRELLLQKLGRQAAFNRTDNEGMRSSSTQNDPSQAGNYQKRGEAVSRADRRVPDLVQRGKRKHKSSNDTTEDYEERSQDRKSTVPLIRKRRFAPNYYLQSQALSRIELVFVAQGEGDRNIFTPERLHTIHQVERLLMQHPQFHQFCWKPMEVLRDLPLGPSYCSPPSSLLSYFYPSERGGKIYYDGMGPDLADIQGSLSLAITHPQFYWYVDESLSPEHLSSALLRSEIHFGAPLPSYFSLQDRADEQRTRFKNFVVQYADILAKQSTSQVKVLYGGTELFDNEVRRTFYNDMMLAVISGACITVLVFVLTSFSVFLTFFGLASIGLSCLMALFLYHVVFGVRYLGILNGVAAFVIIGIGVDDVFVFISTFRQASHLRQPQQRMIYTIKTAGRATFLTSFTTAAAYAANTFSQIPAVHDFGLFMALIVSCCWLWVSTLMPAALCIWSQCVEPHEHAWLNCWKLFSCLSASQSPLSDEDDDVALLSVELEPGSCDTDGDAAILSLSVETPLSPPGQQHVGVVSMNLQWALKHLVAEPAVERRKTVLGVFLLILLLSAGCCCLLRPATHAPLLFRPDTNLQTLLALRSNLSGQGISCPRCSGVFMEKPHSLYSHNSLSAFKFSTHQQTPSSTTSNAPRTSVKPSSGTNQTGSFLTVYISKLDLGTSATIYRFSLNTSTPSPWKLCSTEHDQVSSFQAYSQPHSNYTSRMTVCVSHVYHPYPSWMITSGSCEPRHGWTPEFSFYVAASLQQQHSRRLYFAQQRLRPHPSRVCVDPPGCRIGSGPDGPTQGVFYTPLSSGPSSAAKVKPSKTFGFNPCSGGVCGRPAVRPLVDTGAMVFVVFGILGVNRTERKDNHVIGDMGSIILDPDFDIFQEMGHLCKICKAVSANTQLVKPGGAQCLPSGNKLSSILPLLHPDCHSLPEPNLLPGQLSHGAVGMHGGKVRWLSMAFESTTYKGKSSFQTYSDFLQWENFIQEQLASLPQSSALQRGFQTCEHWKQIFMEIIGVESALWSLLLSLAICVAAVSVFTAHPLLLLPVLITILGVICLVVAIMYWLGWEMGAVEAISLSILVGSSVDYCLHLVEGYLLAGETMPSTPGPNSQLPTERQRRTLEAVNHVGVAIVSSAVTTVISTVPLFFCVIVPFAKFGQIVAINTAVSILFTLTVTVAMLASMAPARFSRPPSAVLKASLVVMAGAAVAAALCWVGGQLGALAWRSTGT, translated from the exons ATGGATGTGGAAGATGACCAGCCGCTGTTTCAGACCAGCTGGGgaggggcggaggaggaggaggaggaggaggaggaggatgagggagaggcagaggatgGAGAAGCACAGGCAGCGGGACGGAGGTGTTTCTCTGGGGATGCTGAGGTGTGTGGAGTGTGGAGGATGGTGGGATGGGTTTACACACAGCCATGGTCCAGTGGAGTGGTTTTAGGGGTCGTTGTCCTGCTGCCATGTGCCCTGTTTGCCTACATGCTCCTCTACTGCCCTCGTCTGGACATAGACCTCTCCTACAGTGCCTTCGAGGTTCACAGTCACTTCTCGTCCGAGCGCTTTGACGCCCTCGCCATCGCTGTGAAGACTCAGCTGGGGTCCTGGGACAGACGTAGGCGAGATTTAGATAGCAGTGAGTCTGAGGCTCTgcgggagctgctgctgcagaagctGGGCAGGCAGGCAGCATTCAACAGGACAGATAACGAGGGCATGAGGTCCTCCAGTACTCAAAATGACCCTTCACAAGCAGGAAATTaccagaagagaggagaagcagtgaGTAGAGCTGATAGGAGAGTGCCTGATTTGGTTCAGCGGGGAAAGAGGAAGCACAAGAGCTCGAACGACACAACAGAGGATTATGAGGAGAGGTCACAGGACAGAAAATCCACTGTGCCGCTCATTAGGAAGCGCAGGTTTGCTCCCAACTACTACTTGCAGAGTCAGGCCCTTTCGAGGATCGAGCTGGTGTTTGTAGCTCAAGGTGAGGGTGACCGCAATATCTTCACCCCAGAGCGTCTGCACACCATTCACCAAGTGGAGCGCCTGCTCATGCAGCACCCTCAGTTCCATCAGTTCTGCTGGAAGCCCATGGAGGTGCTGAGGGATCTGCCACTGGGGCCCTCCTACTGCTCCCCACCCAGCTCCCTCCTGTCTTACTTCTACCCCAGTGAGCGAGGAGGGAAGATATATTATGATGGCATGGGCCCAGACCTGGCTGATATTCAAG GTTCCCTGAGTCTGGCCATCACCCACCCACAGTTCTACTGGTACGTGGATGAGAGTCTGTCCCCTGAGCacctctcctccgctctcttACGCAGCGAGATCCACTTCGGAGCTCCTCTGCCATCCTACTTCTCCCTGCAGGACCGAGCAGACGAGCAGAGGACGCGCTTCAAAAACTTTGTGGTTCAGTACGCAGACATCCTGGCCAAGCAATCCACCAG CCAGGTGAAGGTGCTGTATGGAGGCACAGAGCTGTTCGATAATGAGGTGAGACGAACCTTCTACAACGACATGATGCTGGCTGTCATCAGTGGAGCCTGCATCACTGTGCTCGTCTTCGTCCTCACCTCCTTTTCTG TCTTTCTGACTTTCTTCGGGCTGGCCAGCATTGGACTGAGCTGCTTGATGGCTCTTTTCTTATACCATGTCGTCTTTGGTGTGAGGTACCTGGGCATTCTCAATGGAGTGGCAGCTTTTGTTATTATTGGGATTG GGGTGGATGATGTATTTGTGTTCATCAGCACCTTCAGACAAGCGTCTCATCTGCGTCAGCCGCAGCAGCGAATGATCTACACGATTAAAACAGCTGGCAGAGCCACGTTCCTCACCTCCttcaccaccgctgctgcataCGCTGCTAACACCTTCTCCCAG ATCCCAGCCGTGCATGACTTCGGTCTATTTATGGCCCTCattgtgagctgctgctggcttTGGGTGTCCACCCTCATGCCAGCCGCGCTGTGcatctggagtcagtgtgtggagcCCCACGAACACGCCTGGTTGAACTG CTGGAAGTTGTTTTCATGCCTGTCAGCGAGCCAGAGCCCTTTGTcggatgaggatgatgatgtgGCACTTCTGTcggtggagctggagccag GCTCCTGTGACACAGATGGCGATGCAGCCATTCTGTCCCTGTCAGTGGAGACACCTCTGTCCCCTCCAGGACAGCAGCATGTGGGTGTGGTGAGCATGAACCTCCAGTGGGCCCTGAAGCATTTAGTGGCAGAGCCAGCTGTGGAGCGACGAAAGACTGTTCTAG GTGTCTTTCTCCTGATTTTGCTGTTATCTGCCGGGTGCTGCTGTCTCCTGAGGCCGGCCACTCACGCCCCTCTGCTTTTCCGCCCGGACACAAACCTCCAGACTCTGCTGGCTCTGAGGAGCAACCTCAGCGGTCAAGGCATCTCCTGCCCCCGGTGCTCAG GTGTGTTTATGGAGAAGCCCCACTCTTTGTACAGCCACAATTCCTTATCAGCATTTAAGTTTTCTACGCATCAACAAACTCCGAGCTCGACAACCTCCAATGCTCCTCGGACCTCGGTGAAACCCAGTTCAGGCACCAACCAAACAG GCTCTTTCCTGACAGTGTATATATCAAAGCTGGACCTTGGAACCTCTGCAACCATTTATCGTTTCTCCCTTAACACCAGCACTCCCTCCCCATGGAAACTATGCAGCACAGAGCATGACCAGGTGTCATCATTTCAG GCTTATAGTCAGCCCCACAGCAATTACACCAGCagaatgacagtgtgtgtttcccatGTGTACCACCCGTACCCCAGCTGGATGATCACATCTGGCTCATGCGAGCCCAGGCATGGCTGGACGCCAGAGTTTTCGTTTTATGTAGCtgcgtctctgcagcagcagcacagcag GAGGCTGTACTTTGCACAGCAGCGCCTGAGACCTCATCCCAGCCGAGTGTGTGTCGACCCTCCTGGCTGCCGCATCGGCTCCGGGCCTGATGGACCAACACAGGGAGTCTTTTATACTCCTCTTTCCAGTG GTCCCTCGTCTGCTGCCAAAGTGAAACCATCCAAAACGTTTGGCTTTAACCCGTGCAGCGGTGGTGTGTGTGGCCGCCCAGCGGTGCGTCCTCTAGTCGACACCGGGGCCATGGTCTTTGTCGTGTTCGGGATCCTGGGAGTCAATCGAACTGAGCGCAAGGACAACCATGTTATTGGAGATATG GGCAGCATCATATTGGATCCAGACTTTGATATTTTCCAGGAGATGGGGCATCTCTGCAAAATCTGTAAAGCTGTCAGTGCAAACACGCAACTAGTGAAGCCAGGAGGAGCACAGTGTCTGCCTTCAG GCAACAAGCTGTCTTCTATTCTGCCTCTGCTCCACCCTGACTGTCACTCTCTCCCTGAACCCAACCTGCTCCCGGGGCAGCTCTCCCACGGAGCGGTGGGAATGCATGGAGGAAAGGTCCGCTGGCTGTCCATGGCCTTCGAGTCT ACCACATACAAGGGGAAATCCTCCTTTCAGACCTACTCCGACTTCCTCCAGTGGGAGAACTTCATCCAGGAGCAACTCGCCAGCCTCCCGCAGTCATCTGCTCTGCAGCGAGGTTTCCAGACCTGTGAGCACTGGAAGCAGATCTTCATGGAAATCATAG GTGTGGAGAGCGCCCTCTGGAGTCTGCTTCTGTCTCTGGCCATTTGTGTGgcagctgtgtctgtgtttactgctcatcctctgttgctgctgcctgtTCTCATAACCATTCTAG GAGTGATCTGTCTGGTGGTGGCCATCATGTACTGGCTGGGCTGGGAGATGGGAGCAGTGGAGGCCATCTCTCTGTCTATCCTCGTGGGATCTTCAGTGGATTACTGTCTGCACCTGGTGGAGGGATACTTGCTGGCTGGGGAGACCATGCCCTCTACGCCCGGTCCTAACTCA cagcTGCCGACTGAGAGGCAGAGGCGGACCCTGGAGGCAGTGAACCATGTGGGCGTTGCCATAGTGTCCAGCGCCGTCACCACGGTGATCTCCACAgtccccctcttcttctgtgTCATTGTGCCTTTCGCCAAGTTCGGCCAGATAGTGGCCATCAACACCGCTGTCTCGATTCTGTTCACCCTGACCGTGACTGTGGCCATGTTGGCGAGCATGGCCCCCGCCCGCTTCAGCAGGCCCCCTAGTGCCGTGCTGAAGGCCTCCCTGGTTGTGATGGCGGGTGCGGCTGTGGCAGCGGCTCTGTGCTGGGTTGGAGGACAGCTGGGTGCGTTGGCCTGGCGATCAACCGGCACATAA